One genomic region from Leptolyngbyaceae cyanobacterium JSC-12 encodes:
- a CDS encoding methylase involved in ubiquinone/menaquinone biosynthesis (IMG reference gene:2510098358~PFAM: Methyltransferase domain), giving the protein MTYLETTAQFYAEAAETPQVGLCCVSTPPLQLPGLRIPEIMQEMNYGCGSTVHPTELFGEPTVLYIGVGGGIEALQFAYFCRQVGRVIAVDSVPEMRQAAARNLQLAAQDNDWFNPDFVNILAGDAFDLPVPDASVDMVAQNCLFNIFEPDDLQRALAEAYRVLKPGGRLIMSDPIATRPIPPHLQQDERLRALCLSGALTYDEYIQHLVAIGFGQIEIRARRPYRLLDTHTYNLDRPLLLESLDSVSFKVTLPEDGACVFTGKTAIYVGADSLLDDHAGHLLQRGIPLAVCDKTAAKFALQFSQDVIITDSTWHYRGGGCC; this is encoded by the coding sequence ATGACTTATCTAGAAACAACTGCCCAATTTTATGCGGAAGCAGCTGAAACTCCTCAAGTAGGTTTATGCTGTGTCAGCACTCCACCCCTCCAACTACCGGGATTAAGGATTCCGGAGATTATGCAGGAGATGAACTATGGCTGTGGATCAACCGTCCATCCAACAGAATTGTTCGGTGAACCTACTGTTCTGTATATCGGTGTTGGAGGTGGAATTGAAGCACTCCAATTTGCCTATTTCTGCCGTCAGGTTGGGCGTGTCATTGCCGTTGATTCAGTACCAGAAATGCGCCAAGCGGCTGCCCGCAACTTACAATTGGCTGCACAGGATAACGATTGGTTTAACCCTGATTTTGTCAATATTTTGGCAGGAGATGCCTTTGACTTGCCTGTGCCAGATGCTTCAGTGGATATGGTAGCCCAGAATTGTTTGTTTAATATTTTTGAACCTGATGACCTGCAACGAGCACTGGCTGAAGCATATCGAGTGTTGAAACCTGGTGGACGATTGATCATGAGTGACCCGATCGCTACTCGTCCTATTCCTCCCCATCTTCAGCAAGATGAGCGGTTACGTGCCCTCTGCTTGTCGGGTGCATTGACTTATGATGAATACATTCAGCATCTGGTTGCAATCGGCTTTGGGCAGATTGAAATTCGTGCTCGTCGTCCCTATCGTCTTCTGGATACTCACACTTACAACCTGGATCGTCCGCTCTTGCTAGAAAGTCTGGACTCTGTCTCATTCAAGGTGACCTTACCTGAAGATGGAGCCTGTGTATTTACAGGTAAAACGGCAATTTATGTAGGGGCTGACTCATTACTAGATGATCACGCTGGGCATCTCCTGCAACGGGGTATTCCACTGGCGGTTTGTGACAAAACGGCGGCTAAATTTGCTTTGCAATTTTCCCAAGATGTCATCATTACTGATTCTACCTGGCATTACAGAGGCGGCGGATGCTGCTAA
- a CDS encoding pyruvate formate-lyase 1-activating enzyme (IMG reference gene:2510098351~PFAM: Radical SAM superfamily~TIGRFAM: pyruvate formate-lyase 1-activating enzyme) translates to MRVSTAHTSHSTRVQGYIHSIETCGTVDGPGIRFVIFTAGCPLRCLYCSNPDCRYIENGKKVTVDELIQEVQKYTSYMKASGGGVTISGGEPLYQPHFVAEIFRHCKTLGIHTALDTSGYCDLQVAKPVIEQADLVLLDIKSFDPEIYTQVTSVPLEPTLAIARYLNSIHKPTWIRFVLVPGLTDQPHNVAGLADFVATLSNVEKVEVLPFHKMGEYKWEQLGYDYQLKETQPPTTEQVQVVQAMFRDRGVNVV, encoded by the coding sequence ATGCGAGTCTCAACAGCCCACACTTCACATTCCACACGAGTTCAGGGGTACATTCACTCCATTGAAACCTGTGGCACGGTAGACGGTCCTGGAATTCGGTTTGTCATTTTCACCGCAGGTTGCCCCCTGCGGTGTCTTTATTGTTCCAATCCGGATTGCCGTTATATCGAGAATGGTAAAAAAGTGACAGTGGATGAATTAATCCAGGAGGTACAGAAATATACCTCTTACATGAAAGCCTCTGGCGGTGGAGTAACGATTAGCGGTGGGGAACCGCTCTACCAGCCCCACTTTGTCGCAGAAATCTTCAGACATTGCAAAACTCTGGGTATTCATACTGCACTCGATACCTCTGGATATTGTGATCTACAGGTCGCGAAACCAGTGATTGAGCAGGCAGATTTGGTACTGTTGGATATTAAATCGTTTGATCCAGAGATTTACACACAGGTTACCAGTGTTCCACTGGAGCCAACTTTAGCGATCGCCCGCTATCTTAACTCCATTCATAAACCAACCTGGATTCGGTTTGTCCTAGTGCCTGGTCTAACCGATCAACCTCATAATGTGGCTGGTTTGGCAGATTTCGTTGCAACCCTAAGCAATGTCGAAAAGGTGGAAGTTTTACCCTTTCACAAAATGGGGGAATACAAGTGGGAGCAGCTTGGTTATGACTATCAGCTCAAAGAGACGCAACCTCCAACTACAGAGCAGGTGCAGGTAGTTCAAGCAATGTTTCGAGATCGAGGTGTCAATGTTGTCTGA
- a CDS encoding ribosomal protein L11 methylase (IMG reference gene:2510098352), translated as MSLKSIMRSLMIGIGMISVGITGCTQPRNFEASSQKQTSTTQQSEQAQVTSTSEAQVSDRKPDVVYVPTPPAVVNEMLRLADVKSTDLVYDLGSGDGRIVIAAAQQRGARGIGIDIDPQRIQEANENAQKAGVSDRVEFRQQDLFQTDFSDATVVTLYLLPELNVRLRPKLLRELKPGTRIVSHDFDMGDWKPDQVVQVDGKTVYYWVVPENPPANLL; from the coding sequence ATGTCACTCAAATCGATAATGCGATCGCTGATGATAGGCATTGGAATGATCAGTGTTGGGATTACTGGGTGTACTCAGCCTCGTAACTTTGAGGCATCTTCCCAGAAACAAACCAGCACCACTCAACAATCCGAGCAAGCCCAAGTTACTTCTACCTCCGAAGCCCAAGTTTCAGATCGTAAGCCTGATGTGGTTTACGTTCCCACTCCACCAGCCGTTGTGAATGAAATGTTGCGGCTTGCCGATGTTAAATCTACAGATTTAGTCTATGACTTAGGGAGTGGGGATGGGCGAATTGTGATTGCCGCTGCTCAACAGCGCGGTGCTCGAGGCATTGGAATTGATATCGACCCACAACGCATTCAGGAAGCGAATGAAAACGCACAGAAAGCAGGCGTGAGCGATCGCGTTGAGTTTCGTCAACAAGATCTATTCCAAACAGACTTTAGCGATGCCACAGTTGTGACTCTCTATTTATTACCAGAACTAAATGTGCGGCTACGTCCTAAGCTACTCCGTGAGCTGAAACCTGGCACTCGGATTGTTTCTCATGATTTTGATATGGGAGATTGGAAGCCCGATCAGGTAGTCCAGGTAGATGGTAAAACCGTTTATTACTGGGTTGTTCCTGAAAACCCTCCAGCGAATTTGCTGTAA
- a CDS encoding organic radical activating enzyme (IMG reference gene:2510098355) — protein MIHSTRHPYLSLLEIPPGYLNIMGYVDESEVNGPGCRAVIWVQGCMRECPGCFNPASWSFEINQLVAVETLVEKILDNPNNEGVTFSGGEPFWQAPALANLARKLKAAGLSVMSFTGFTLEQLQTEYAPAGAQDLIEQLDILIDGPYVESLAIHSPDSLVSSRNQRVHVFNPAFQDRLTWASDQIEVHILKDGSRIVTGYRGQIVCEQ, from the coding sequence ATGATTCATTCCACTCGCCACCCCTATCTATCCCTACTGGAAATTCCGCCTGGATACCTCAACATCATGGGGTATGTGGATGAATCTGAGGTGAATGGTCCTGGTTGCCGGGCTGTGATCTGGGTGCAAGGATGTATGCGGGAGTGTCCTGGGTGTTTCAATCCAGCATCCTGGTCATTTGAAATCAATCAACTGGTGGCTGTTGAGACATTAGTCGAAAAAATTCTTGACAATCCAAACAACGAAGGAGTGACCTTCTCTGGTGGTGAACCATTTTGGCAAGCCCCTGCTTTGGCAAATTTGGCTCGAAAATTAAAAGCTGCTGGGTTAAGTGTGATGTCATTTACCGGGTTTACATTGGAGCAGTTGCAGACAGAGTATGCTCCTGCTGGTGCGCAAGATTTAATAGAACAGCTTGATATTTTAATTGATGGTCCTTATGTAGAGTCGCTAGCAATTCACTCACCTGATTCCCTCGTATCATCTCGCAATCAACGAGTTCATGTATTCAATCCTGCATTTCAAGATCGGCTTACTTGGGCGAGCGATCAGATAGAAGTTCATATTCTCAAAGATGGCAGTCGAATTGTGACGGGCTATCGAGGTCAAATTGTATGCGAGCAATGA
- a CDS encoding hypothetical protein (IMG reference gene:2510098357~PFAM: SNARE associated Golgi protein) → MLLKEFMKYPNRRLQMQMFKRMYWFGIGASVWLLYASPALAQSAEGTVGFNPQELLRSALQWVESLGVGGGIAFIAIYTVATVAFLPGSILTLGAGVVFGVALGAVYVFVGASLGAIAAFLVGRYLARGWIHQKIEGNQTFVAIDEAVAREGFKIVLLTRLSPVFPFNLLNYAFGITGVSLKDYALGSVGMIPGTVMYVYIGSLAGDIARIGIETQPANPTIQWVIRIVGLIATVIVTVYITRIARKALAESVSE, encoded by the coding sequence ATGCTGCTAAAGGAATTCATGAAGTACCCGAATCGAAGGCTCCAAATGCAGATGTTTAAGCGGATGTATTGGTTTGGTATAGGGGCGAGTGTCTGGCTTCTGTACGCTTCTCCTGCACTTGCTCAAAGTGCTGAAGGGACAGTTGGATTTAACCCTCAGGAGCTACTACGGTCTGCCTTACAGTGGGTTGAAAGCTTGGGCGTAGGGGGTGGCATCGCCTTTATCGCTATCTATACAGTGGCCACTGTAGCCTTTTTACCAGGATCGATTTTAACTCTGGGGGCTGGCGTTGTTTTCGGAGTGGCGCTGGGTGCTGTTTATGTTTTCGTTGGTGCAAGCCTGGGGGCGATCGCTGCCTTTCTAGTGGGACGCTACTTAGCACGAGGCTGGATTCATCAAAAGATTGAAGGAAATCAGACATTTGTAGCGATCGATGAAGCTGTTGCTAGAGAGGGTTTCAAAATCGTGTTGTTAACTCGCCTCTCACCGGTGTTTCCCTTCAATCTCCTCAACTATGCTTTTGGAATTACTGGAGTTTCCTTGAAAGATTATGCATTGGGGTCTGTTGGCATGATTCCTGGCACGGTCATGTATGTCTACATCGGTTCTTTAGCAGGCGATATTGCCCGAATCGGCATCGAAACCCAACCTGCAAATCCTACAATTCAATGGGTAATTCGGATTGTGGGTTTGATTGCAACTGTTATTGTTACTGTGTATATTACCCGCATTGCTCGCAAAGCGCTGGCAGAGAGCGTTAGCGAATAA
- a CDS encoding zinc-binding alcohol dehydrogenase family protein (IMG reference gene:2510098354~PFAM: Alcohol dehydrogenase GroES-like domain~TIGRFAM: zinc-binding alcohol dehydrogenase family protein): protein MRAMILTSPGSALQEVELPIPTPKPDQVLIQVHTCGVCRTDLHVVDGELAQPKLPLIPGHQIVGTVVSQGTGVRGVFPPGTRVGVPWLGYTCNHCRYCLSERENLCDFAQFTGYQIDGGYAEYAVANERFCFPIPAGYPDLQAAPLLCAGLIGYRSLMMTGGAERIGLYGFGAAAHIVIQTARYQGRQVFAFTRPGDTQGQTFARKLGAVWAGSSTEMPPELLDAAIIFAPVGALVPAALKAVAKGGVVVCAGIHMSDIPSFAYELLWGERVLRSVANLTRKDGEAFLTLAPQIPVSTQVEAFPLTAANKALEALRQGNIQGAAVLVVDESLLR, encoded by the coding sequence ATGCGAGCAATGATCCTGACAAGTCCTGGTTCTGCTTTGCAAGAAGTAGAGTTACCAATTCCTACTCCCAAGCCTGATCAAGTTCTGATTCAAGTGCATACATGCGGGGTTTGTCGCACGGATTTGCATGTGGTGGATGGCGAATTAGCGCAGCCCAAACTGCCTTTGATTCCGGGGCATCAAATTGTCGGCACTGTGGTGAGTCAAGGAACGGGGGTGCGAGGAGTTTTTCCACCAGGAACCCGAGTTGGCGTGCCTTGGCTTGGCTATACTTGCAATCATTGTCGCTACTGTCTGTCTGAGCGAGAGAATCTTTGTGATTTTGCCCAATTTACTGGTTATCAAATAGATGGTGGCTATGCAGAGTATGCTGTTGCGAATGAGCGGTTTTGTTTTCCCATTCCAGCAGGCTATCCTGATTTGCAAGCGGCTCCTTTGCTCTGTGCTGGGTTAATTGGTTATCGATCGCTAATGATGACGGGAGGTGCTGAACGCATTGGGCTATACGGATTTGGTGCGGCTGCTCATATTGTGATTCAAACGGCACGGTATCAAGGTAGACAGGTGTTTGCCTTCACGCGACCGGGCGATACCCAGGGACAGACGTTTGCTCGCAAGTTGGGAGCGGTGTGGGCAGGGAGTTCAACAGAGATGCCTCCAGAATTGTTGGATGCTGCGATTATTTTTGCGCCTGTGGGGGCATTAGTTCCAGCAGCACTTAAGGCAGTAGCTAAAGGAGGGGTAGTGGTTTGTGCTGGAATTCACATGAGTGATATTCCCTCATTCGCATATGAACTTTTGTGGGGCGAACGAGTGCTGCGATCGGTAGCCAATCTTACCCGGAAAGATGGCGAGGCATTTTTAACATTAGCTCCCCAGATACCAGTTTCCACTCAGGTGGAAGCATTTCCTCTGACTGCTGCCAATAAGGCATTAGAGGCACTTCGACAGGGCAATATTCAAGGGGCAGCTGTTTTAGTCGTGGATGAATCGTTACTTCGTTAA
- a CDS encoding pyruvate/2-oxoglutarate dehydrogenase complex, dihydrolipoamide dehydrogenase component (IMG reference gene:2510098359~PFAM: Pyridine nucleotide-disulphide oxidoreductase; Pyridine nucleotide-disulphide oxidoreductase, dimerisation domain) yields the protein MTTSIRQEPALQPLDEYNQSLMSHVHPPDWMNPKPAACYDLVVIGAGTAGLVVAAGAAGLGLGLKIALIERSLMGGDCLNVGCVPSKCVIRSSRVVADMRDAAPFGIQPPETIDIDFAAVMQRMRRIRAGISHHDSAERFRQLGIDVFLGSARFVSNEAIAVNDSQLRFKKAVIATGARATHPNVLGLAEAGYLTNETVFSLTECPKRLAVIGGGPIGCELAQAFHRLGSQVTLLHKHEHLLDREDADAAEIVQQQFFKEQLHLILDCSLERVETTNAGKVIHYHQNGSLQKVVVDEILVGTGRTPNVEDLNLEAVNVQYDAHRGVVVDDYLQTTNPRIYAAGDICMNWKFTHAADAAARIVIKNALFAPFGLGRSKLSSLVMPWVTYTDPEIAHVGLYEQEARAQGIDADTIKIPFSRVDRALADGEPEGFVKILHKRGSDQILGATIVARHAGEMISEVTFAIVAKQGLNTLSGVIHPYPTQAEAIKKVADTYRRTLLTPRAQSLLKLLTKFS from the coding sequence ATGACAACTTCCATTAGACAGGAACCCGCTCTTCAGCCATTGGATGAATACAATCAGTCTCTCATGTCCCATGTTCATCCGCCAGATTGGATGAATCCTAAACCAGCAGCTTGTTATGATCTGGTGGTGATTGGGGCTGGGACGGCTGGATTGGTAGTGGCGGCAGGAGCAGCAGGATTAGGATTAGGACTCAAAATTGCTCTGATTGAAAGGAGCCTGATGGGAGGTGATTGTCTCAATGTTGGATGTGTGCCCTCCAAATGTGTGATTCGCTCCTCGCGGGTTGTAGCTGATATGCGAGATGCAGCACCCTTTGGGATTCAACCACCCGAAACCATTGATATTGATTTTGCCGCAGTCATGCAGCGGATGCGACGGATTCGGGCTGGAATTAGCCATCATGACTCAGCCGAACGGTTCCGTCAGTTGGGAATTGATGTGTTTTTGGGGAGTGCTCGATTTGTTAGCAATGAGGCGATCGCAGTCAATGATAGTCAATTGCGGTTTAAGAAAGCTGTGATCGCCACAGGTGCTCGTGCCACTCATCCTAATGTACTTGGTTTAGCCGAAGCAGGCTATTTGACCAATGAAACAGTCTTTTCTTTGACTGAATGCCCTAAACGTCTTGCTGTGATCGGTGGAGGTCCAATTGGTTGTGAACTAGCGCAAGCGTTTCATCGGCTGGGGAGTCAGGTAACCTTACTGCATAAGCATGAACATTTGCTTGATCGCGAAGATGCCGATGCGGCTGAAATTGTGCAACAGCAGTTTTTTAAAGAACAACTTCACCTGATTTTGGATTGCTCTCTTGAACGGGTTGAAACCACAAATGCTGGGAAAGTGATTCACTATCACCAAAATGGATCGCTCCAAAAAGTTGTGGTAGATGAAATTTTAGTGGGAACTGGGCGTACTCCCAATGTTGAGGACTTAAACTTAGAAGCTGTCAATGTTCAATATGATGCTCATCGAGGTGTTGTTGTGGATGATTACCTGCAAACGACTAATCCTCGTATCTATGCGGCTGGAGACATTTGCATGAATTGGAAGTTTACCCATGCTGCCGATGCTGCCGCCCGGATTGTGATCAAAAATGCTCTTTTTGCTCCCTTTGGGTTAGGGCGGAGCAAGCTTAGTAGTCTGGTGATGCCTTGGGTAACGTATACCGATCCAGAGATTGCTCATGTTGGTTTATATGAACAGGAAGCACGGGCACAAGGAATAGACGCTGATACCATCAAAATTCCGTTTTCAAGGGTTGATCGTGCCCTAGCAGATGGTGAACCAGAAGGATTTGTCAAGATTTTACACAAACGCGGCTCAGACCAGATTTTAGGAGCAACGATTGTAGCACGTCATGCAGGCGAAATGATTAGTGAAGTGACGTTTGCAATTGTCGCCAAACAAGGACTCAATACTCTCTCTGGAGTGATTCATCCCTACCCCACGCAAGCGGAGGCAATCAAGAAAGTGGCTGACACCTATCGACGAACATTATTAACACCTCGTGCTCAATCTTTGTTAAAGCTGTTAACAAAGTTTAGCTAG
- a CDS encoding putative Fe-S oxidoreductase (IMG reference gene:2510098356~PFAM: Radical SAM superfamily; Protein of unknown function (DUF3641)~TIGRFAM: radical SAM/Cys-rich domain protein), with product MSSPTATLSLKQRHAQLASPQQQRELLQTIELAHTPSNGNFDRMIALHGWNSLTPGQLEIFQINVGKLCNMTCRHCHVDAGPDRKEVMDRATIDACLHALDQTDAHTVDITGGAPELNPHFRYLVEQCVLRGKHVIDRCNLTVLLLPIMEDLPVWLAERGVEVVCSLPHYRQRNTDAQRGDGTFEQSITALKRLNAVGYGKGDSNRRLTLVSNPVGAFLSANQGKLEQEWKTSLQKHHGVTFDRLITLNNMPISRYLEWLEQSGNLQTYMELLVNAFNPGTIDGLMCRNTLSVSWDGRLFDCDFNQMLQLEVQPLDNQHPHIRDFNLAQLAKRQIVTGRHCFGCTAGAGSSCGGAIA from the coding sequence ATGTCTAGTCCAACCGCAACGCTCTCACTCAAACAACGCCATGCCCAGCTAGCCAGCCCACAACAGCAACGAGAACTCCTTCAGACAATTGAACTGGCTCACACTCCATCCAATGGAAATTTTGATCGCATGATAGCCTTGCATGGCTGGAACTCTCTCACTCCTGGACAGCTCGAAATTTTTCAAATCAATGTTGGCAAGCTTTGCAATATGACCTGTCGTCACTGTCATGTGGATGCAGGACCTGATCGCAAAGAAGTGATGGATCGAGCAACAATAGATGCCTGCTTGCATGCCCTTGACCAAACAGATGCCCATACAGTTGATATAACTGGAGGCGCACCCGAATTAAATCCTCACTTTCGCTATCTAGTTGAGCAGTGCGTATTGCGAGGGAAGCATGTGATTGATCGCTGCAATCTCACAGTGCTGCTTCTACCCATTATGGAAGATTTACCTGTCTGGTTAGCCGAGCGTGGGGTAGAAGTGGTATGTTCCCTGCCCCACTATCGTCAACGAAATACGGATGCTCAACGGGGCGATGGCACATTTGAACAATCAATCACAGCGCTCAAACGCCTGAATGCTGTAGGATATGGCAAAGGTGATTCAAACCGCCGTCTAACCCTGGTGAGTAATCCTGTCGGGGCTTTCTTATCTGCCAATCAAGGCAAACTGGAACAAGAGTGGAAAACCAGTTTACAAAAGCATCATGGCGTTACATTTGATCGTCTGATTACACTTAACAATATGCCCATCTCCCGTTATCTGGAATGGTTGGAGCAGTCTGGTAATTTGCAAACTTATATGGAACTACTAGTCAATGCATTTAATCCAGGAACAATTGATGGATTAATGTGTCGCAACACGCTATCTGTTTCTTGGGATGGTCGCCTGTTTGATTGCGACTTTAATCAAATGCTACAGCTTGAAGTTCAGCCATTGGATAATCAGCATCCTCACATTCGAGATTTTAACCTGGCTCAACTAGCAAAACGACAAATTGTCACTGGTCGTCATTGTTTTGGGTGTACAGCAGGGGCTGGGAGTTCCTGTGGCGGGGCGATCGCCTGA
- a CDS encoding alcohol dehydrogenase, class IV (IMG reference gene:2510098350~PFAM: Aldehyde dehydrogenase family; Iron-containing alcohol dehydrogenase) — protein sequence MSITNCQELETLIQQVKAAQEQYATYSQTQVDRIFKQAALAANAVRIPLAKLAVEETGMGVLEDKVIKNHFASEYIYNKYKHEKTCGVIEEDRSFGIQKIAEPVGVIAGIVPVTNPTSTTLFKALIALKTRNAIIFSPHPRAKRSTAEAAKVVLNAAIAAGAPEHLIGWIDEPTVELSQALMRHPDIKLILATGGPGMVKAAYSSGHPSLGVGAGNTPAVIDATADIQTAVSSILLSKTFDNGMICASEQSVIVVDSVYQQVKQEFIDRGAYFLSPAEKEQVGNVLLKDGHLNPAIVGQSVGTIAQLAGIGLVCLEDQGRHREKIENPLPCTLPKVLIAEVTDIGVSEPFSYEKLSPVLAMYRASDFYDAVHKAEQLVEFGGQGHTSVLYINPAHLDDIAYFKNSVKTARVLINTPSSQGAIGDLYNFKLDPSLTLGCGTWGGNTLSENVTPHHLLNIKTVSERRENMLWFRVPPKIYFKYGCLPIALRELAGKQRAFIVTDKPLFDLGLVSRLTTVLDEIGVNYDVFHDVEPDPTLSNVNKGLELLRSYQPDVIIAIGGGSPMDAAKVMWLMYEHPEVEFEGLATRFMDIRKRVYELPSLGQKAIMVAIPTTSGTGSEVTPFAVVTDDHAGIKYPLADYALTPNMAIVDPELVLNMPKRLTAYGGIDALTHALESYVSVLTTEFTEGLALEAIALLFKYLPRAYQNGAKDPEAREKVHYAATIAGMAFANAFLGVCHSMAHKLGSTFHVPHGLANALMISHVIRYNATDVPFKQAIFPQYKYPHAKERYAKIADHLQLGGDTPDEKVERLVDAIEHLKLQLEIPRTIKETLSEDEQAFYSKVEEMAEQAFDDQCTGANPRYPLIQDLKELYTLAYLGCRIEASPYNVPEEVPALVSSGSH from the coding sequence ATGAGTATTACCAATTGTCAAGAACTGGAAACCTTGATTCAACAGGTGAAAGCCGCTCAGGAACAGTACGCCACGTATTCTCAAACCCAGGTCGATCGTATCTTTAAACAAGCAGCACTTGCGGCTAATGCGGTTCGCATCCCCTTAGCAAAATTAGCTGTAGAAGAAACAGGAATGGGCGTCCTCGAAGATAAAGTGATTAAAAATCACTTTGCTTCTGAATATATCTACAACAAATACAAGCATGAGAAAACGTGTGGTGTGATTGAAGAAGACCGCTCATTTGGGATTCAAAAAATTGCCGAACCTGTAGGTGTTATTGCTGGAATTGTTCCAGTCACCAATCCCACATCAACGACCCTCTTCAAAGCATTAATTGCACTGAAAACGCGGAATGCCATCATCTTTTCTCCCCATCCCCGTGCCAAGCGTTCAACTGCAGAAGCTGCAAAAGTCGTGTTGAATGCAGCGATCGCGGCGGGTGCTCCAGAACACTTAATCGGCTGGATCGATGAACCAACGGTTGAACTCTCGCAAGCCTTGATGCGGCATCCTGATATCAAGCTGATTTTGGCAACAGGGGGACCTGGCATGGTGAAAGCAGCTTACTCATCCGGGCATCCTTCGCTAGGTGTGGGTGCAGGTAATACTCCAGCAGTAATTGATGCAACAGCCGATATTCAAACAGCAGTTAGCTCCATCCTGCTCAGCAAAACGTTTGACAATGGGATGATTTGCGCATCCGAACAATCTGTCATCGTGGTAGATAGTGTTTATCAGCAGGTGAAGCAGGAATTTATTGATCGTGGGGCTTATTTCCTTTCCCCCGCAGAGAAGGAGCAAGTTGGCAATGTGCTATTAAAGGATGGGCATTTAAATCCTGCCATCGTGGGCCAATCGGTAGGCACGATCGCCCAACTGGCAGGGATTGGCTTGGTCTGCTTGGAAGACCAGGGGCGGCATCGCGAAAAGATTGAGAATCCCTTACCCTGCACACTTCCTAAAGTATTGATTGCAGAAGTTACTGACATTGGCGTAAGCGAACCTTTTTCCTACGAGAAATTGTCGCCGGTTTTAGCCATGTATCGTGCGAGTGATTTTTATGATGCGGTGCACAAAGCCGAGCAACTGGTGGAATTTGGTGGGCAAGGGCATACCTCTGTGCTGTACATCAATCCGGCTCATTTAGATGACATTGCCTACTTCAAGAATTCAGTGAAAACGGCTCGTGTGTTGATTAATACCCCATCTTCTCAAGGTGCGATCGGTGATCTCTACAACTTCAAACTGGACCCCTCATTAACACTGGGATGTGGTACATGGGGTGGTAATACCTTGTCTGAGAATGTGACTCCCCATCATTTGCTCAACATCAAAACGGTATCTGAGCGACGGGAAAACATGCTGTGGTTCCGTGTGCCACCCAAAATCTATTTCAAGTATGGGTGCTTACCCATCGCCTTACGTGAGTTAGCTGGTAAACAGCGTGCATTTATTGTTACAGATAAACCCTTGTTTGATTTGGGACTGGTCAGTAGATTGACAACTGTTCTGGATGAAATTGGAGTCAACTATGATGTCTTTCATGATGTTGAACCTGACCCAACATTGTCCAATGTTAATAAAGGGTTGGAGTTGCTTCGTAGCTATCAACCGGATGTGATCATTGCGATTGGGGGTGGTTCACCCATGGATGCGGCAAAAGTGATGTGGTTGATGTATGAGCATCCAGAGGTGGAGTTTGAAGGACTGGCAACTCGGTTCATGGATATTCGGAAGCGGGTATATGAATTGCCCTCTCTGGGACAAAAAGCCATCATGGTAGCAATTCCTACTACATCAGGCACAGGGTCGGAAGTAACACCGTTTGCAGTGGTGACCGATGATCATGCTGGTATCAAATATCCTCTGGCCGACTATGCCCTTACTCCCAATATGGCAATTGTTGACCCAGAACTGGTGCTGAATATGCCCAAACGCTTGACTGCATATGGTGGTATTGATGCCCTCACCCACGCGCTAGAATCCTACGTTTCTGTGCTCACAACCGAATTTACTGAAGGTCTGGCACTGGAAGCGATCGCCCTCTTGTTCAAATACTTGCCACGGGCTTACCAGAACGGCGCAAAAGATCCGGAGGCACGGGAAAAAGTACACTATGCTGCCACAATTGCAGGTATGGCTTTTGCGAATGCCTTCCTGGGGGTATGTCACTCGATGGCTCATAAATTAGGCTCTACATTCCATGTACCACATGGACTTGCCAATGCCTTAATGATTTCCCATGTAATTCGCTATAATGCGACGGATGTGCCCTTTAAACAAGCTATCTTCCCGCAATACAAGTATCCTCATGCCAAAGAACGGTATGCCAAGATTGCAGATCATTTGCAACTTGGTGGTGATACTCCAGATGAGAAAGTGGAGCGGTTAGTCGATGCGATCGAACACTTGAAACTCCAGCTTGAGATCCCCAGAACTATCAAAGAAACCTTATCTGAGGATGAACAAGCCTTCTACAGTAAAGTTGAAGAGATGGCAGAGCAAGCATTTGATGACCAATGTACAGGTGCAAACCCCCGCTATCCCTTAATTCAAGACCTAAAAGAACTCTACACGCTGGCATATTTAGGCTGCCGAATTGAAGCATCTCCTTACAATGTGCCAGAAGAAGTTCCGGCCTTGGTGTCAAGTGGTTCCCATTAA